The following coding sequences are from one Wenzhouxiangella sp. AB-CW3 window:
- a CDS encoding glycerophosphodiester phosphodiesterase family protein — translation MNTTSSPINWLVAHRGWPDRYPENSLEGVKAVLETGARFVEFDVQITADRHAVVVHDDDLSRLTGRSDRVTQLTLAQLKELSIATRAGEHARIPTLEAMLTLVGEYPGVTAFVELKRQSIRKHGRRPVVEIVLEHLGRARCPTVFLSFKWRAVRLARAMGAPAIGWVFRPWTPLTRCLAHWLQPDYLFVRADRVPGKAAPFWPGRWQWVIYRVDDLASARRLVARGADLIEVDDLPKLLQAADSEDE, via the coding sequence ATGAACACCACATCGTCGCCCATCAACTGGCTGGTGGCTCATCGTGGCTGGCCCGACCGCTATCCGGAGAACAGCCTGGAAGGTGTGAAAGCCGTATTGGAGACCGGGGCCCGTTTTGTCGAGTTCGACGTGCAGATCACGGCCGATCGGCACGCAGTTGTCGTTCACGATGATGATCTTTCTCGACTGACGGGACGCAGCGACCGGGTCACCCAACTGACTCTGGCACAGTTGAAGGAGCTCAGCATTGCCACCCGGGCCGGTGAACACGCGCGGATTCCCACGCTGGAAGCCATGCTGACCCTGGTCGGTGAGTATCCGGGGGTAACGGCTTTTGTTGAACTCAAACGTCAGAGCATCCGGAAGCATGGGCGCCGGCCGGTCGTTGAGATCGTCCTTGAGCACCTTGGCCGGGCGCGTTGTCCGACCGTATTTTTGTCATTCAAGTGGCGCGCCGTGCGACTGGCCCGGGCCATGGGGGCCCCCGCTATCGGCTGGGTGTTCCGCCCCTGGACGCCGCTGACGCGTTGCCTGGCCCATTGGCTGCAACCCGACTACCTGTTTGTTCGGGCCGACCGTGTGCCGGGTAAAGCCGCACCTTTCTGGCCCGGCCGATGGCAATGGGTCATCTATCGTGTCGACGATCTGGCATCGGCGCGCCGACTCGTGGCCCGTGGTGCCGACCTGATCGAGGTGGATGATCTGCCAAAGCTATTGCAGGCCGCGGACTCCGAGGATGAGTAA
- a CDS encoding FGGY family carbohydrate kinase, with translation MSKESTLLLDVGGQGCRALAVDGDGDIRFEGGHEVSTREKDERVEQDADELINALQAVAMTVHDEMARLNMPVDQAALAVQRGSIVCWDRHTGQALTPIISWRDRRGLPGMDRLADQASEIKQRTGLRFTPYGGASKIAWCLEQLDEVRQARQHKRLTCGPLGSFLLARLLLEKPVRVDDTLAQRSLLWSRERHEWDPWLLERFGIPERVLPMVAPSLDHYGTLACTKLPVPLNLLMGDQNCIPFLDGGPDPETLYINLGTGAFLLRPLSEPVNDERFQLTLLDRNHGSRWALEGSVHGAASALAWLERKQGRRIEHERMNGLRERVDAPPLFINSIDGLGSPWWCSGPEAGFVDEHDAHDFDARLLALLESIAFLIAANTDAMSERLAPPKRVVLSGGLSRSATLCSLIADLLGVPAVRLHTAEATALGLWCRLHDRALPRTAFDTVGVRQDHGLTKRYRRWLDNIQATVPSGK, from the coding sequence ATGAGTAAGGAATCGACCCTGTTGCTTGATGTGGGCGGTCAGGGCTGCCGGGCCCTGGCCGTTGATGGTGACGGAGATATCCGCTTCGAAGGCGGCCACGAGGTCAGTACGCGGGAGAAGGATGAGCGCGTCGAGCAGGACGCCGATGAACTGATCAATGCACTGCAGGCGGTCGCCATGACGGTGCACGATGAAATGGCGCGGCTAAACATGCCAGTCGACCAAGCTGCATTGGCAGTGCAACGCGGCAGTATCGTGTGCTGGGACCGGCATACCGGACAGGCACTGACTCCGATCATTTCCTGGCGCGACCGACGTGGACTGCCAGGGATGGATCGGCTGGCTGATCAGGCCAGCGAGATCAAGCAGCGCACAGGGCTGCGGTTCACGCCCTATGGCGGCGCCTCCAAGATCGCCTGGTGTCTGGAGCAACTGGATGAAGTCAGACAGGCCCGGCAACACAAACGCCTGACCTGCGGACCACTGGGCAGCTTTCTGCTCGCCCGCCTGCTCTTGGAAAAGCCCGTACGGGTCGACGACACGCTGGCCCAGCGCAGCTTGCTGTGGTCGCGTGAGCGACATGAGTGGGATCCGTGGCTGCTTGAGCGCTTTGGCATTCCCGAGCGTGTGCTGCCCATGGTTGCCCCCAGTCTCGACCATTACGGCACATTGGCCTGCACAAAGCTCCCGGTGCCCCTGAATCTGCTGATGGGCGATCAGAACTGCATTCCGTTTCTCGACGGCGGGCCGGATCCTGAAACGCTTTACATCAATCTCGGCACCGGAGCTTTCCTGTTGCGGCCACTGTCCGAACCAGTCAACGACGAACGCTTTCAGCTCACCCTGCTTGACCGCAATCATGGAAGCCGATGGGCGCTGGAAGGCAGCGTGCATGGCGCCGCCTCGGCACTGGCATGGCTGGAGAGGAAACAAGGCCGCCGGATCGAACATGAGCGCATGAACGGCTTGCGCGAGCGCGTTGACGCACCCCCGCTGTTCATCAACAGCATTGACGGTCTGGGCTCACCCTGGTGGTGCAGCGGCCCTGAAGCCGGTTTTGTCGATGAGCACGATGCACACGATTTCGACGCCCGCTTGCTGGCGCTACTTGAAAGCATCGCGTTCCTTATCGCTGCTAATACCGATGCCATGTCAGAACGGTTGGCACCTCCGAAACGGGTGGTGCTAAGCGGTGGGTTGAGCCGATCAGCGACGCTGTGCAGCCTGATTGCCGATCTGCTAGGCGTGCCTGCCGTCCGCCTGCACACCGCCGAGGCCACCGCCCTGGGGCTCTGGTGCCGACTGCACGACCGCGCCCTGCCCCGCACGGCCTTCGACACTGTCGGCGTTCGGCAGGACCACGGTCTGACAAAGCGCTACCGCCGTTGGCTGGACAACATCCAAGCCACAGTGCCATCCGGAAAGTGA